TGAAGTTGGGCCATGAGGACCTCCGTAAATGTTCAGTCACTGTTTTATGGGTAAGGCTTCGATATGATGGTTACGTTTGTTTCAAGCATCGACTCTATTTCAGAGGGCGGTGTTGTATGTTTTGTGGGCAAACCGGGCGGCTATAAAATTCCCACAAGCCCTGAAGATGTTGGTCAGTGTATCCGCGAAGCCTTCGCCAAGGCGGTATCTGTAGAGGTCACTTACGACGACAAAACCCATGACATTTCGGATGCCAAACCCGGAAAACGATAGTTTAGCGTCGGCGGCCGGCTCATTCCTAGCCTCGAATAACTTGTAGCAATTCATAAAGCTCAATGTTTACAACCGCTTATGAGCTGATTGCCGTTCGGTTACGTTGGTGGTGGTTAGCCCAAATACTTGAGATCTTTAGCTTATTCTCGGTTGCGGGCGATGAGGCTTTTCCGATACGAAGCTTCCGATGTTTTCTACTGGTCGCGATAAGGTTTTTGCTTGGATAGCACAGATGGGTATTCAGCGATCGCTGCCCATAATGTGCATCACGGGCGCACTGTTGGTGGCGGCCAGTATTGGCCTGCCGAACCTCCAGGTGAGCACGTCTCGCCACGGTCTCGTAGAAGACGATAATCCATATCAGCAACGGCTTAACCAATTTCACGAGAAATTCGGTGATCCCACATCTCCCATCTTCTTTGTCATCAGCGAGGGCGACGCCCAAGACCGAAGGCAAATGGTTGATGATCTGGTGGCTGAGTTTAAGAAGAAGCCAGAACTCGATGGCCGGGTGATTGCTCGTATGGGCCCTCATCAGCTGGCCAAAGCCATGCTGCTTCAAGATCCTGAGGTCACGGATACCATCCGGACACTCGTGCCTACCGGTATGGATCTTACGACCTTCGTTGAAGGGGGCCTCCCGGAATATCTCGACGCCATCAACGCAAGGCTTGGCCACTTGGCTGCCGGTTTACAAATGCGGATGATGATGCCCTTTGGCGGCGGGATTGGTACGGACCAGGTCAACAGTATCCTGGACCGCTTAAGCTCCCTGGCACTGACCACCGATGCATTCTTGGCAGGTGAAAACCCGTGGGCCCATATGGAGCTTCGAGACGAAGACCGCCAGAGCATGGAGGCCATCGATTCGGCAGGTTATGTGGTGGGGCAGGGCAATGAGTATTTGCTTGTAACAGTCTTCCCGGAGTTTGAAGGTGACGAAGTTGAGCAGCTTGAGCCAATGGTCAGTTATCTGCGCGGGGTTCGAGACGATGTTCTGAAGCGCTACCCTGGAACACTGGTCAATGTAAGGCTGACTGGTGTGCCGGCTCTCGCGGTAGATGAGCTAACCATCGTTGAGAAAGGTCTTTATCAGTCGGGTGTTGCCACGGGCCTTGGTGTCCTCATTCTCTTTCTCTTTTCCTTTCGTTCGATTCGCCAATCTATCCTCGCCGCCATTCCATTGATCGTGGGCATTGTTTTAACGCTCTCATTTGTTCAGCTGGTTTACGGGCGTTTGAACCTCATTACCTCGAGTTTTATATCGGTGCTCCTGGGCTTGGGGATTGATTTTCCGGTTCACCTCTTGAGCCGTTACAACGAGTTTCGCCGGCAAGCTCTAAGTATTGTCGAATCGCTTCGAGAAAGTTTGATGCGAACTGGCCCGGGTATTGTCACCGGCGCGTTCACCACGGTTCTGGCATTTATGACCACCGCTACCACTGAGTTCACTGCGTTTGCGGAGCTTGGAATCATCACCTCCGTGGGCCTGGTGATTATGCTGGTGGCCACTCTTTTTGTGGTTCCTGCCTGTACGAAGAAGCTGCAACGCTCCCGTGATGTAACACCACCCGAGCTTCCCGGTACCGACCTGCTTACTTTTCTCGTTCGAAGCATGCCACGATTTTTGGTGCTTACGGGTGTAGCACTGGCTTTCTTTGGTGCCCAAGCGCTTGGGGATATTCGGTTCAATTACCGCTATTTCGATTTTCTTCCCCAAGAAACAGAAAGTGCGCAGGCGCTTCTGCTCTTGGAAGATGACCTTGCCATGGGCCCAACGTTTGCCAATGTTTCTACCGACGGTGTGGAAAGTGCGAGAGAGATGGCAGAACGTATTCGTGCTTTGCCATCGGTGGCCACAGTTCAGAGTGCAACAGACCTTTTGCCACCACTCACCCCGAAAAGCCTTGGAGCGTTGGAGCGATTTTACAATGAGTTTTCTAAGAAGCCCGATTTTGAAGTCATAGCCAGCAAGGGCTTGGCTCCGGCTTCATTGGTAACCCAGCTTGCGGTTATGAAGACTCAGGTAACGGCCATCGAGAATATTTTTAAGATCACAGGTCAAAGCTTACAGTCTACAGAGCGTACCCGAGCATCGGTGCAGAAGCTTGAAAAACGCTTGGGAGAAATGGGAGAAACTGCGCGCCCACAGCTTGACCAAGCAAGCGTTGCCATTGGCGATATCATTCGCCGAGCCTGGACTACTGGTAAAAATGTAGTGGATCGGCAAGCCTATGCACCAGAGGATATCCCCAAGGTTCTCAAGAGTCGCTTCGTGTCCAAGAACGAAGATGCATTGGCACTTTATGTATATCCCAAGGGCAATATTTGGGACCGAAACTTTGCCGAGACTTTTGCCCGCGAGCTTGAAAATGTAGATCCAAACGTGTCCGGTTTTGCGATTACCTTGCATGCCCACAGCTCCATGATTCTTGGCGGCTTTAAGCGGGCCGCGCTGCTTGCCGGCGTTTTGATTTGCATGCTCTTGTGGCTGGATTTTCGCAACAAAGAGCGGGCGATTCTGGCTTTGGTGCCGGCCTTGTTTGGCTGGTGCTGGATGATTGGTCTCATGTCAATTTTCGATATCAGTTTTAATGTGGCCAATATCGTGGCGCTGCCTTTGGTACTTGGGATTGGTATTGATGCGGGTGTTCACATGGTGCACCGAAGCTGGGAAGGCGGTAAGGGTAAGTCTGGTATCGCCAGTGTTGAAGATCTGGTCAAAGGTACCGGCTCTGCGGTTATGCTTGCTTCCATTACTACAGGTGTGGGTTTTGCCGGTTTGATGATTGCCGATTACGGCGGGATGAAGAGCTTAGGCTTGGTGATGGTGCTGGGTATCAGCTGTTCGTTATTGGCATGTTTACTTATTGTGCCAGCTATTTTGATTCTGGCGAAGCGCGCAGAATAAATGCTCCCAGGTTCCCCCGGGAGCGCTTCAATCTAAATCTTAAAGTCTTTCAATGATGGTGACGTTGGCCTGACCGCCGCCTTCGCACATGGTCTGAAAACCATACTTGCCACCAGAGCGCTCGAGCTCGTTTAGCATGGTGGTCATAAGCCGTGCACCGGTTGCGCCCAGTGGGTGACCCAGGGCCATGGCGCCGCCATTTACGTTGACCTTAGAAAGGTCAGCGCCGGTAGCCTTTTGCCATGCAAGAACGACAGAAGCGAAAGCTTCGTTGATTTCAATCACGTCCATGTCATCTAGGCTGAGGCCTGTTTTCTTCAGTGCATACTCGGTAGCCGGAATGGGCGCCGTAAGCATCCAAATCGGGTCATCGCCGCGAACACTCAAGTGATGGATTCGCGCACGTGGTTTGAAGCCGTGCTCCTTCAGAGCTTTCTCGCTTACAATCAGAAGCGCTGCTGCGCCATCTGAAATCTGGCTGGACGTTGCTGCCGTGAGGCGGCCTTCCGGGGCCAGGGTACGAAGCTCGGCCATCTTTTCCATGGTGGTTCCGCGGCGCGGACCTTCGTCTACTTTGAAATCGCCGAAAGGAGCAATCTCGTTGTCGAAGCGGCCTTCGTCAATCGCATGCAATGCACGGCGATGGCTTTCAAATGCCAGCTCTTCCATATCGGTTCGGCTGATTTCATATTTGTGAGCAATCATTTCGGCTGCCGCAAATTGAGAAACCATCTTGCCCTTGTATCGCTCTTGCCAGCCTTTGCAGCCTGAGAATGGGTCTGGATGACCGTACTCTTTGGCAACCATCATCGCTGCTGCAATTGGGATTTGCGTCATGTTTTGCACGCCGCCAGCAATGACGATGTCTTGGGTGCCACTCATCACGCCTTGCGCTGCAAAGTGAACCGCTTGCTGGGATGAACCGCACTGACGGTCGATGGTGGTGCCAGGAACTTCCTGAGGAAGACCCGCTGCAAGCCAGCATGTGCGGGCAATATCACCGGCCTGTGGCCCAATGGTGTCGAGGCAACCAAAGATGACGTCTTCTACCGCTGCTGCATCGAAGTCGTTGCGTTCAACCAGCGCCTTAAGAACATGCGCACCGATGTCTCCAGGGTGAACTTCTGCAAAACTTCCTTTACGGCGGCCCACCGGTGTTCGGACCGCATCCACGATATAAGCTTCAGCCATGATAAGAACCTTTCTTCATTAAGTGTCGAGAACAGCTTTGGCCACGCGTTCGCGGTGCCAGGCGTCGGTTCCCCAGGTGCGGCGTAGCGCCCAGGCGCGCTTCATCCACAAATGGAGGTCGTATTCATAGGAGTAGCCAATGGCGCCGTGGACCTGCAGCGATTTCTTTGCTGCGATATCAGCGGCTTCAGAGGCATAAATCTTAGCCATAGATACATGGGTGTCGGCTTGAGCCGGATCATGCACCATGGACCAAGCCGCGCGGTAAACCACGGGCTTGGCAAATTCTAGCTTTAAGAGTGCATCCACCATGTGATGCTTAACGGCTTGAAAGGTGCCAATGGGTTTCCCAAATTGCTCACGCACTTTGGCATATTCCACCGCCATCTCAATCATCTTACCGGCAAGCCCCAGCATTTGGGCCGAGGCTGCAAGCACGCCGCGGTTCCAGGCTTTGCTCATAGCACCTTCGCTTGGGGCCACCCGTTGCGACTCGGTGTAACTGATGGATTGAATCTTTCGGCTTTTATCTACCGAGGTTTGCTCGGTGCATTGCACATGCTCAGGCTGAACCAAGTCGAGTTGCCCCGCATTCTCTGCCATGATGAGCGAGCAGGCATTGGCGCCGTCTGCGTAGAGGTTCGTACCAAGCCGCGTGGATAAAGTAGACTCACCAGAGATAATCCCGCTGAGTAAACGCGTTTTCGTATCGGTATCGGCGCAGTCCTCAAGCAGAGGACCACCCACCACAGCAGTGTCTACAAATGGCTCCGGGGATGCCGCTCGGCCAAGTTCCTCAAGAACCAAGACCAAGTCGAGTTCGTTCATGCCGAGGCCGCCATTCTCTTCAGAGATAAGCATTCCTAAAATGCCAAGCTCAGAGAATTTTTGCCAAAGTCCGGGGACGCGGCCATCCGCATTGGTCCAGGCTGTTTGAACTTTGTCCGGAGCACACTCGCCTTTAAGCATGTCGCGAACGGTATCGCGCATCAGGTGCTGTTCTTCTTCAAACGCAAATCGCATGGTTATTTCCTTGGTAGTCCGAGCACGCGCTCTGCGACGACGTTGCGTTGAATTTCATTGGTTCCAGCGTAAATCGGGCCAGCGAGGGCAAATTGATAACCCTTCATCCAGCTGCCGTGATCTTGTGCATCGGGCGCTTCAGGCTCGAGTTCGCCGAGTTCGGCCAGTAGGTCCAGACCTGTCTCATGGGTTTTGACGTCCATTTCAGACCAGAATATTTTATTCAGGCTTGATTCAGCTCCAATGGAACCACCGCCGAGCATCTTGGTCACGGTTTGGAACGTGTAGAGGCGATAAGCGTCTGCATCCATCCAAGCTTGAACCACCTGGTCCCGCAGTGCCGGTGTGGCATCTTCGCGGTAGCGTTTATAGAGGTTGATAAGCTTGGTCGCGGTGGCCATGAACCGGCCGGGGCTACGCAGGCTTAAGCCGCGCTCACTGCTGGTGGTCGCCATCGCCACATACCAGCCTCTGTCTACTTCACCGATGATGTGGTCATCTGGGACAAAGACATTGTCGAGAAAGACTTCCGCAAAACCTTCGTCGCCATCAAGCCGGTCTACGCCGCGTAGGGTAATGCCTTCACTCGTAAGGGGCACGATGAAGTAGGTGAGACCTTTGTGGCGTGCTAGCTCAGGGTCGGTGCGAAAAAGACCAAAAATGATATCTGAGAAAGAGCCGCGGGTGCACCATGTCTTTTGACCATTGAGGAGCCAGCCGCCGCGCTCGTCATCACGGGTTGCGGTGCTTTTGACACTTGCCAAATCAGAACCGGCATTGGGTTCCGACCAGCCTTGAGCCCAAAGTTCTTCAGCGCCTGCCATCTTTTTTAGATAGCGTTGTTTTTGAGCGTCGGTGCCGTATTCGAAAAGAGTGGGTGCCATGAGAAAAATACCATTTTGCGTCACACGGCTGGGGGCGCCGGCGCGATAGTATTCCTCTTCAAAGATAAGCCATTCCATAAGCGTTGCTTCGCGGCCGCCATATTCCTTGGGCCAAGAAACCACGGCCAAGCCAGCGGCAAAGAGTTTTTTCTCCCACTCCACATGCTGGGCAAAGCCTTCGCCGGTATCCCCCGATTGAAGCGGTTCTTTGGGCACGTTGGCCTCAAGCCAGCTTCTGCACTCTTGGCGAAAAGCGTTTTCTTTTTCGTTAAACGTAAGATCCATCTTCAATTCCTACTTAAGCCGATAACTTGTCGAGTGTATTTTGTGCTTCTTGCATGACGCGTTCAACAAGGACTTCCACTGTGGGCAGTTCTTCAATGACACCAACCACTTGGCCCGTTGGTAAAATTCCAACATCCAGGTTGCCGTCTACCATGCTGGCTTTTGTGAGCATGGGAGCATTGGCGGCCATCGCCAACTGGCTCCAGCTAAGATTCTGGTTCTCTCGCATGGCCAACCCTTCTTGGATAAGCGCGCCGAAAGAAGTTTCTGTGTGCTTGCGAAGCGCGAAGGCGTAACCCAGTGCACGAAAGAGCCGAGTGATGATGCTAGAGCGTTCAAGCTGCTCGACGACATCGGTCCGAATAACTCGTTGAGGATAACCATCGATGGCTTTGGTGACTACGGTGCCTGTGACTGGTGTTTTGATGTACTGCGCTTTGATGGCATCGGGAACAGCACTTTCTTGAGTAAGCAAGAACCGCGTGCCCATCGCAATGCCACTGGCGCCGTAGGAGAGGGCGGCAATAAGCCCGCGGCCGTCGTTGAAGCCGCCAGCACCCAACACAGGTATATCCACGGTGTCGCATACTTGCGGGAGTAAAAGAGAGGTCGGCACTTGTCCGGTATGGCCGCCGCCTTCATGCCCTTGCGCTATCACGGCATCCACACCCCAAGCGGCTACTTTTTCCGCGTGTCGTTTGGCTCCAATGGTGGGCATCACCACGAGACCTGCATCTTTAAGTTTTTTGATGACCTTTTCGCGCGGCGCTTGAGCAAAGCTTGCAACTTTGACTTTTTGAGCGATGGCGAGGTCGATGCGCTTTTCAATATCGTCTTGGTCGGCGCGAAAGTTT
This DNA window, taken from Deltaproteobacteria bacterium, encodes the following:
- a CDS encoding MMPL family transporter; the protein is MGIQRSLPIMCITGALLVAASIGLPNLQVSTSRHGLVEDDNPYQQRLNQFHEKFGDPTSPIFFVISEGDAQDRRQMVDDLVAEFKKKPELDGRVIARMGPHQLAKAMLLQDPEVTDTIRTLVPTGMDLTTFVEGGLPEYLDAINARLGHLAAGLQMRMMMPFGGGIGTDQVNSILDRLSSLALTTDAFLAGENPWAHMELRDEDRQSMEAIDSAGYVVGQGNEYLLVTVFPEFEGDEVEQLEPMVSYLRGVRDDVLKRYPGTLVNVRLTGVPALAVDELTIVEKGLYQSGVATGLGVLILFLFSFRSIRQSILAAIPLIVGIVLTLSFVQLVYGRLNLITSSFISVLLGLGIDFPVHLLSRYNEFRRQALSIVESLRESLMRTGPGIVTGAFTTVLAFMTTATTEFTAFAELGIITSVGLVIMLVATLFVVPACTKKLQRSRDVTPPELPGTDLLTFLVRSMPRFLVLTGVALAFFGAQALGDIRFNYRYFDFLPQETESAQALLLLEDDLAMGPTFANVSTDGVESAREMAERIRALPSVATVQSATDLLPPLTPKSLGALERFYNEFSKKPDFEVIASKGLAPASLVTQLAVMKTQVTAIENIFKITGQSLQSTERTRASVQKLEKRLGEMGETARPQLDQASVAIGDIIRRAWTTGKNVVDRQAYAPEDIPKVLKSRFVSKNEDALALYVYPKGNIWDRNFAETFARELENVDPNVSGFAITLHAHSSMILGGFKRAALLAGVLICMLLWLDFRNKERAILALVPALFGWCWMIGLMSIFDISFNVANIVALPLVLGIGIDAGVHMVHRSWEGGKGKSGIASVEDLVKGTGSAVMLASITTGVGFAGLMIADYGGMKSLGLVMVLGISCSLLACLLIVPAILILAKRAE
- a CDS encoding acetyl-CoA C-acetyltransferase → MAEAYIVDAVRTPVGRRKGSFAEVHPGDIGAHVLKALVERNDFDAAAVEDVIFGCLDTIGPQAGDIARTCWLAAGLPQEVPGTTIDRQCGSSQQAVHFAAQGVMSGTQDIVIAGGVQNMTQIPIAAAMMVAKEYGHPDPFSGCKGWQERYKGKMVSQFAAAEMIAHKYEISRTDMEELAFESHRRALHAIDEGRFDNEIAPFGDFKVDEGPRRGTTMEKMAELRTLAPEGRLTAATSSQISDGAAALLIVSEKALKEHGFKPRARIHHLSVRGDDPIWMLTAPIPATEYALKKTGLSLDDMDVIEINEAFASVVLAWQKATGADLSKVNVNGGAMALGHPLGATGARLMTTMLNELERSGGKYGFQTMCEGGGQANVTIIERL
- a CDS encoding acyl-CoA dehydrogenase; this encodes MRFAFEEEQHLMRDTVRDMLKGECAPDKVQTAWTNADGRVPGLWQKFSELGILGMLISEENGGLGMNELDLVLVLEELGRAASPEPFVDTAVVGGPLLEDCADTDTKTRLLSGIISGESTLSTRLGTNLYADGANACSLIMAENAGQLDLVQPEHVQCTEQTSVDKSRKIQSISYTESQRVAPSEGAMSKAWNRGVLAASAQMLGLAGKMIEMAVEYAKVREQFGKPIGTFQAVKHHMVDALLKLEFAKPVVYRAAWSMVHDPAQADTHVSMAKIYASEAADIAAKKSLQVHGAIGYSYEYDLHLWMKRAWALRRTWGTDAWHRERVAKAVLDT
- a CDS encoding acyl-CoA dehydrogenase is translated as MDLTFNEKENAFRQECRSWLEANVPKEPLQSGDTGEGFAQHVEWEKKLFAAGLAVVSWPKEYGGREATLMEWLIFEEEYYRAGAPSRVTQNGIFLMAPTLFEYGTDAQKQRYLKKMAGAEELWAQGWSEPNAGSDLASVKSTATRDDERGGWLLNGQKTWCTRGSFSDIIFGLFRTDPELARHKGLTYFIVPLTSEGITLRGVDRLDGDEGFAEVFLDNVFVPDDHIIGEVDRGWYVAMATTSSERGLSLRSPGRFMATATKLINLYKRYREDATPALRDQVVQAWMDADAYRLYTFQTVTKMLGGGSIGAESSLNKIFWSEMDVKTHETGLDLLAELGELEPEAPDAQDHGSWMKGYQFALAGPIYAGTNEIQRNVVAERVLGLPRK
- a CDS encoding nitronate monooxygenase, translated to MSEAPKPGALHTRICDLFGCKYPIVQTGMGWVSGSKLTAATSEAGGMGILASATMTYAELESEINAVKSLTDKNFGVNFRADQDDIEKRIDLAIAQKVKVASFAQAPREKVIKKLKDAGLVVMPTIGAKRHAEKVAAWGVDAVIAQGHEGGGHTGQVPTSLLLPQVCDTVDIPVLGAGGFNDGRGLIAALSYGASGIAMGTRFLLTQESAVPDAIKAQYIKTPVTGTVVTKAIDGYPQRVIRTDVVEQLERSSIITRLFRALGYAFALRKHTETSFGALIQEGLAMRENQNLSWSQLAMAANAPMLTKASMVDGNLDVGILPTGQVVGVIEELPTVEVLVERVMQEAQNTLDKLSA